From Pseudomonas fluorescens, one genomic window encodes:
- a CDS encoding 5-oxoprolinase subunit PxpA, translated as MSRLLLNCDIGESFGNWTMGLDAEVMPFIDCANIACGFHAGDPSTMRKTVALALSHGVQIGAHPAYQDLQGFGRRSMAYSAEEIRDLLHYQIGALDGICRAQGARVSYVKPHGALYNDMMANPAQLRAVIQAVAAYDPQLPLMLMATRDNSAAQALGDEYGVTLWFEAFADRAYDAAGRLVSRNLPGAVHHDPATIVAQALTIACGGELVASDGSALQLHANTLCVHGDNASSVAAVQRIREALKQQDAS; from the coding sequence GTGAGCCGCCTGTTATTGAACTGCGACATTGGCGAGAGCTTTGGCAACTGGACCATGGGTCTGGATGCCGAGGTGATGCCGTTCATCGATTGCGCCAACATCGCCTGCGGGTTCCATGCCGGCGACCCGAGCACCATGCGCAAGACCGTTGCCCTGGCACTCAGCCACGGCGTGCAGATCGGCGCCCATCCGGCTTATCAGGATTTGCAGGGCTTCGGTCGGCGTTCGATGGCCTACAGCGCCGAGGAAATCCGCGACCTGCTGCATTATCAGATCGGCGCGCTGGATGGCATTTGCCGGGCGCAGGGCGCTCGGGTGAGCTACGTCAAACCCCACGGCGCGCTGTACAACGACATGATGGCCAACCCGGCGCAGCTGCGCGCAGTGATCCAGGCGGTGGCCGCCTATGACCCGCAACTGCCGCTGATGCTGATGGCCACCCGTGACAACAGCGCGGCCCAGGCACTGGGCGATGAGTACGGCGTGACGCTGTGGTTCGAAGCTTTCGCCGACCGTGCCTATGACGCCGCTGGCCGCCTGGTGTCGCGCAACCTGCCCGGCGCCGTGCATCACGACCCCGCCACTATCGTCGCCCAGGCCCTGACCATTGCTTGTGGCGGTGAGCTGGTCGCCAGCGATGGCAGCGCTTTGCAGTTGCACGCCAACACGCTTTGCGTACACGGCGATAACGCCAGTTCGGTGGCGGCCGTGCAGCGCATCCGCGAAGCCTTGAAGCAGCAGGATGCCTCATGA